One Methylobacterium sp. AMS5 genomic region harbors:
- a CDS encoding gluconate 2-dehydrogenase subunit 3 family protein codes for MAALAGNASTAQAAELSGEMPWEPGQANVPPLPDSGSERFVFFTPAEAEAVGAMADRIIPADDLSVGGREAGCVRFIDRELAGPYGRAATQYRLGRFVKGTAEQGIQSPLAPADRYRLGLAALDRHCRAAHGKGYASLPPDEQDKVLSAMEAGTLDLGEVDAKEMFEQILQNVREGFLADPLYGGNKDLVSWRMLGFPGAQYDFRDVIDLKGKKLDFVPVSMIDKSL; via the coding sequence ATGGCGGCCCTTGCCGGCAACGCCTCCACCGCGCAGGCTGCGGAACTCAGCGGCGAGATGCCCTGGGAGCCCGGTCAGGCGAACGTTCCGCCGCTGCCCGATTCCGGGTCGGAGCGCTTCGTGTTCTTCACGCCTGCGGAAGCCGAGGCCGTGGGCGCCATGGCCGACCGGATCATCCCGGCGGACGACCTGAGCGTCGGCGGCCGGGAGGCGGGCTGCGTCCGCTTCATCGATCGTGAACTCGCCGGCCCCTACGGCCGGGCGGCGACGCAGTACCGCCTCGGCCGCTTCGTCAAGGGAACCGCCGAGCAGGGCATCCAATCCCCTCTCGCCCCGGCCGACCGCTACCGGCTCGGCCTCGCCGCCCTCGATCGCCACTGCCGCGCGGCCCACGGCAAGGGCTACGCGAGCCTGCCCCCGGACGAGCAGGACAAAGTCCTCTCGGCGATGGAGGCCGGAACGCTCGACCTCGGCGAGGTCGATGCGAAGGAGATGTTCGAGCAGATCCTGCAGAACGTCCGCGAAGGCTTCCTCGCCGACCCGCTCTACGGCGGCAACAAGGATCTCGTCAGCTGGCGGATGCTCGGATTTCCCGGAGCACAGTACGATTTCCGCGATGTCATCGACTTGAAGGGAAAGAAGCTCGACTTCGTTCCGGTCAGCATGATCGACAAGTCCCTTTGA
- a CDS encoding cytochrome c — protein sequence MTTVTLLLRTLLATAALSLCLPLGSVASAQSEPAPIQTKDVDAPKVVEAPKTEADPAIERGRYIAVAADCVACHTNPKSGKPFSGGYALETPFGTLLSSNITSDPETGIGRWTEAEFTRALREGLGKEGQHLYPAMPYTSYTKMSDRDVHDLWLYMKTVPPVRNAVVTNQLPFPFNIRALLMGWNLMFFEQKRFQPRADRSAAWNRGAYLSDALAHCGACHTPKNVLGGDKTSKAYHGEVLQSWYAPDITTSKTGGIGDWSKDDIVQYLKIGSNRMAVASGPMAEAVTNSTQHLSDADLAAVADYLQSLPPSPATEARRVAAPDPVMAQGKRVFDAQCKACHASDGTGIRHMTPSFPGNTAVQSHEVAGIVRTVLAGARGAITAENPTGAAMPSFAWNLSDQQIAAALTYIRNSWGNAAPPVTTEAVAATRKALNLNAVGRAPHPVP from the coding sequence GTGACGACCGTGACCTTGCTCCTGCGCACCCTCCTCGCCACCGCAGCGCTCTCGCTCTGCCTTCCCCTCGGGAGCGTCGCCTCGGCCCAGTCCGAGCCGGCACCGATCCAGACGAAGGACGTCGACGCGCCCAAGGTGGTGGAGGCGCCGAAGACGGAGGCCGACCCCGCCATCGAGCGCGGGCGCTACATCGCGGTGGCCGCCGACTGCGTGGCCTGCCACACCAATCCGAAGAGCGGGAAGCCGTTCTCCGGCGGCTACGCCCTGGAGACCCCGTTCGGCACGCTGCTGTCGAGCAACATCACCTCCGACCCGGAGACCGGCATCGGCCGCTGGACCGAGGCGGAGTTCACCCGCGCCCTGCGCGAGGGGCTCGGGAAGGAGGGGCAGCACCTGTATCCGGCGATGCCGTACACGAGCTACACCAAGATGTCCGATCGCGACGTCCACGACCTGTGGCTCTACATGAAGACCGTGCCGCCGGTCCGCAACGCCGTCGTCACCAACCAGCTTCCGTTTCCCTTCAACATCCGCGCCCTGCTGATGGGGTGGAACCTGATGTTCTTCGAGCAGAAGCGGTTCCAGCCGAGGGCCGACCGGTCCGCCGCCTGGAACCGCGGCGCCTATCTCTCCGACGCGCTTGCCCATTGCGGCGCCTGCCACACGCCGAAGAACGTCCTCGGCGGCGACAAGACGAGCAAGGCCTATCACGGCGAGGTCCTGCAATCGTGGTACGCCCCCGACATCACCACGAGCAAGACCGGCGGCATCGGCGACTGGTCGAAGGACGACATCGTCCAGTATCTCAAGATCGGCAGCAACCGGATGGCGGTCGCCTCGGGGCCGATGGCCGAGGCGGTGACGAACTCGACCCAGCATCTGAGCGACGCCGATCTCGCCGCGGTCGCCGACTATCTCCAGTCGCTGCCGCCGAGCCCCGCGACCGAGGCGAGGCGCGTCGCCGCCCCCGATCCGGTCATGGCCCAGGGCAAGCGCGTCTTCGACGCTCAGTGCAAGGCATGCCACGCCTCCGACGGAACCGGAATCCGGCACATGACGCCGAGCTTCCCCGGCAACACCGCCGTGCAGTCGCACGAGGTCGCCGGCATCGTCCGGACCGTGCTGGCGGGCGCACGCGGCGCGATCACGGCTGAGAATCCGACGGGGGCGGCGATGCCGTCCTTCGCCTGGAACCTGTCGGACCAGCAGATCGCCGCGGCTCTGACCTACATCCGCAACAGCTGGGGCAACGCCGCGCCGCCGGTCACCACCGAGGCCGTCGCCGCCACCCGCAAGGCCCTCAACCTCAACGCCGTCGGGCGCGCGCCCCACCCGGTCCCGTGA
- a CDS encoding GMC family oxidoreductase: MTNVRPKADAVIVGLGWCGSLMAEELTRAGLDVVAIERGPWVETAVDFPPSVDMDELRWDTRRAMLLPPAIETITFRNDPTQKALPARDWNFNEWGYNVGGSGTHWAGMAWRFLPFDFQPYSMTVARYGAEQLLDGLIVQDWGVTYDDLEPFYDRFEKIAGVSGKAGNLKGEKIPGGNIFEGARSDEYPLPPLKTTRLTDLFTEASASLGYHPFMVPAGQTSGAYTNPLGVRMGPCTYCGYCLYYGCGNWSKSTPNNCVVPALMQRKNFSVLTESTVLRANLAPDGTTATGVTYVDKDNRTWEQPADIVVFSAFQMQNVRLMLLSKIGKPYDHATGEGVVGRAYSFQTVSGANIFFENEYLNQFIGAGALSAQVDDFNGDNFDHTGMGFIGGAGILVVSRGARPIGNADFLPPGTPRWGSAWKKAYTHSFQNGTFLFGQGTSFAHKDAYLDLDPEYKDIHGLPLLRLTYDYNENDRRSAKLIEDKSVEIGRKMGAKVVVGTNATNQHASPYQLASDHTNGGAVMGLDPKTSALNRFQQSWDVHNVFVLGASSFPNNAGYNPTGTVGALTLWTAKAIIETYLDKRGPLVAN; encoded by the coding sequence ATGACCAATGTTCGTCCAAAAGCCGATGCCGTGATCGTCGGTCTCGGCTGGTGCGGCTCGCTCATGGCCGAGGAGCTGACCCGGGCCGGCCTCGATGTCGTCGCCATCGAGCGCGGCCCCTGGGTCGAGACGGCCGTCGATTTCCCGCCCTCCGTCGATATGGACGAACTGCGCTGGGACACCCGGCGGGCGATGCTGCTGCCGCCGGCGATCGAGACCATCACCTTCCGCAACGACCCGACCCAGAAGGCGCTGCCCGCGCGGGACTGGAACTTCAACGAGTGGGGCTACAATGTCGGCGGGTCGGGCACCCACTGGGCCGGCATGGCGTGGCGCTTCCTGCCGTTCGACTTCCAGCCCTACAGCATGACCGTCGCGCGCTACGGCGCCGAGCAGCTCCTCGACGGCCTGATCGTGCAGGATTGGGGCGTCACCTACGACGACCTCGAACCATTCTACGACCGGTTCGAGAAGATCGCCGGCGTGTCCGGCAAGGCCGGCAACCTCAAGGGCGAGAAGATCCCCGGCGGCAACATCTTCGAGGGGGCGCGCTCGGACGAGTATCCGCTGCCCCCCCTCAAGACGACCCGCCTGACCGACCTGTTCACCGAGGCCTCGGCCAGCCTCGGCTACCATCCCTTCATGGTTCCGGCGGGCCAGACCTCGGGGGCCTACACCAACCCGCTCGGCGTCCGGATGGGGCCCTGCACCTATTGCGGCTACTGTCTGTATTACGGCTGCGGCAACTGGTCGAAATCGACGCCCAACAACTGCGTCGTCCCGGCGCTGATGCAGCGCAAGAACTTCAGCGTGCTGACCGAATCGACGGTGCTGCGCGCCAACCTCGCCCCGGACGGGACCACCGCCACCGGCGTGACCTACGTCGACAAGGACAACCGGACCTGGGAGCAGCCGGCGGACATCGTCGTCTTCTCCGCCTTCCAGATGCAGAACGTGCGGCTGATGCTGCTCTCGAAGATCGGCAAGCCCTACGATCACGCGACCGGCGAGGGCGTCGTCGGCCGGGCCTACAGCTTCCAGACCGTGTCCGGCGCCAACATCTTCTTCGAGAACGAGTACCTGAACCAGTTCATCGGCGCCGGCGCCCTCTCGGCCCAGGTCGATGACTTCAACGGCGACAACTTCGACCATACCGGGATGGGCTTCATCGGCGGCGCCGGCATCCTCGTCGTCTCCCGCGGCGCCCGCCCGATCGGCAATGCCGACTTCCTCCCGCCCGGAACGCCCCGGTGGGGCAGCGCGTGGAAGAAGGCCTACACCCACAGCTTCCAGAACGGGACGTTCCTGTTCGGCCAGGGCACGAGCTTCGCGCACAAGGACGCCTATCTCGACCTCGATCCCGAGTACAAGGACATCCACGGCCTCCCGCTCCTGCGGCTCACCTACGACTACAACGAGAACGACCGCCGCTCGGCGAAGCTGATCGAGGACAAGAGCGTCGAGATCGGCCGGAAGATGGGAGCGAAGGTCGTCGTCGGCACGAACGCGACCAACCAGCACGCCTCGCCCTACCAGCTCGCCAGCGACCACACCAATGGCGGCGCGGTGATGGGGCTCGACCCGAAGACCAGCGCGCTCAACCGTTTCCAGCAGAGCTGGGACGTTCACAACGTCTTCGTCCTCGGCGCGTCGTCCTTTCCCAACAACGCCGGCTACAACCCGACCGGAACGGTCGGCGCCCTGACCCTCTGGACTGCGAAAGCGATCATCGAGACTTATCTCGACAAGCGCGGTCCGCTGGTGGCGAATTGA
- a CDS encoding VOC family protein, producing MIRVTRLHHTAIAAHDLDAMRRFYTEVIGLDAHPTKTNWLRAGNGFVVHLMPSPDAPASGRIEQHFALEVESLRETAAALLRQGVTPYMASLEYETHAVTDAGDPLDFGIGTLFVADPEGNTIEFVEPDTGIFAEVPLEAQDT from the coding sequence ATGATCCGCGTCACGCGCCTGCATCACACGGCGATCGCCGCCCACGACCTCGACGCGATGCGACGCTTCTATACCGAGGTGATCGGCCTCGACGCGCATCCGACAAAGACCAACTGGCTGCGGGCCGGGAACGGCTTCGTCGTGCACCTGATGCCGTCGCCCGACGCGCCCGCCTCGGGCCGGATCGAGCAGCACTTCGCGCTGGAGGTCGAGAGCCTGCGCGAGACCGCGGCGGCGCTGCTGCGCCAGGGCGTGACGCCGTACATGGCAAGCCTCGAATACGAGACCCACGCCGTGACCGATGCCGGCGACCCGCTCGATTTCGGGATCGGCACGCTCTTCGTGGCCGATCCGGAGGGCAACACGATCGAGTTCGTCGAGCCGGATACGGGCATCTTCGCCGAAGTCCCGCTCGAAGCGCAGGATACGTAG